A single Carnobacterium alterfunditum DSM 5972 DNA region contains:
- the lepA gene encoding translation elongation factor 4, producing MNKQELIERQKRIRNFSIIAHIDHGKSTLADRILQMTNTVADRDMQAQLLDSMDLERERGITIKLNAIELNYTAKDGETYTLHLIDTPGHVDFTYEVSRSLAACEGAILVVDAAQGIEAQTLANVYLALDNDLEIIPVINKIDLPAADPERVRTEIEDVIGIDASEAVFASAKAGIGIEEILEQIVEKIPAPIGDTDSPLRALIFDSVYDAYRGVVLNVRVMEGMIKPGDTMKLMSNGKTFEVSEVGVFSPKAIKREFLMVGDVGYVTANIKTVQDTRVGDTITLADNPATESLKGYRKMTPMVYCGMYPIDSSRYGDLRDALDKLQLNDAALQFEAETSQALGFGYRCGFLGLLHMDVIQERLEREFNLELITTAPSVIYHANLTDGTQKIVANPAEMPEPGVIESIEEPYVKATIMVPNDYVGAVMEISQRKRGDFLTMAYLDDNRVNVVYEIPLSEIVYDFFDKLKSSTKGYASLDYEMIGYKQSNLSKMDILLNGEKVDALGFIVHKDFAFHRGKAIVDQLKTIIPRHQFEIPVQAAIGQKIVARSNIKALRKDVTAKLYGGDVTRRQKLLKKQKAGKKRMKQVGSVEVPQEAFMSVLKMDDE from the coding sequence ATGAATAAACAGGAATTAATTGAAAGACAAAAACGTATTCGAAACTTCTCCATTATTGCTCATATTGACCATGGGAAATCAACCTTAGCCGATCGTATCCTGCAAATGACGAATACCGTTGCTGATCGCGACATGCAAGCACAATTATTGGATTCGATGGATCTTGAACGTGAACGAGGCATTACGATCAAATTAAATGCAATTGAATTGAACTATACAGCAAAAGATGGCGAAACGTATACATTACATTTAATCGACACACCAGGACACGTCGATTTTACGTATGAAGTTTCAAGAAGTTTAGCAGCCTGTGAAGGAGCGATTCTGGTTGTTGATGCAGCACAAGGCATTGAAGCCCAAACACTGGCAAACGTTTACCTAGCGCTAGATAATGATCTTGAAATCATACCCGTTATTAATAAAATCGATTTACCAGCGGCAGATCCAGAACGTGTCCGCACGGAGATAGAAGATGTTATTGGGATCGATGCTAGTGAAGCCGTTTTTGCAAGTGCTAAAGCTGGTATCGGTATCGAGGAAATCTTAGAACAAATCGTCGAAAAAATTCCTGCTCCAATAGGCGATACAGATAGTCCTTTAAGAGCGTTGATATTTGATTCAGTTTACGATGCTTATCGTGGAGTGGTCTTGAATGTTCGTGTTATGGAAGGGATGATCAAACCTGGAGATACTATGAAGTTGATGAGTAACGGAAAAACATTTGAAGTTTCCGAAGTAGGGGTCTTTTCACCTAAAGCAATCAAACGCGAATTTTTAATGGTTGGAGATGTTGGATATGTTACTGCAAATATCAAAACAGTCCAAGATACTCGAGTTGGGGATACGATTACTTTAGCGGATAACCCTGCTACAGAATCACTAAAAGGGTACCGTAAAATGACGCCAATGGTTTATTGTGGGATGTATCCAATCGATTCTTCTCGTTATGGCGATTTAAGAGACGCGTTAGATAAATTACAATTAAACGATGCAGCATTACAATTTGAAGCTGAAACCTCTCAAGCGCTTGGATTTGGGTACCGTTGTGGATTCTTAGGTCTATTACACATGGACGTTATCCAAGAACGCCTTGAACGTGAATTCAATTTAGAATTGATCACAACGGCTCCATCTGTTATCTATCACGCAAACTTAACGGATGGCACACAAAAGATCGTAGCTAACCCAGCTGAAATGCCTGAACCAGGTGTGATCGAATCAATTGAAGAACCTTACGTAAAAGCAACGATCATGGTTCCAAATGACTATGTCGGAGCTGTAATGGAAATCTCACAACGCAAACGTGGCGACTTCTTAACGATGGCGTATCTTGATGATAACCGGGTAAACGTTGTTTATGAGATCCCATTATCAGAAATCGTATATGATTTCTTTGATAAATTAAAATCAAGCACTAAAGGATATGCTTCCTTAGACTACGAAATGATAGGCTACAAGCAGAGTAATTTGTCTAAAATGGATATTTTATTGAACGGCGAAAAAGTCGATGCTTTAGGCTTTATCGTGCATAAAGACTTTGCTTTCCATCGTGGAAAAGCGATCGTTGATCAATTGAAAACGATTATTCCAAGACACCAGTTTGAAATTCCTGTTCAAGCAGCAATCGGACAAAAAATTGTGGCTCGTTCAAACATCAAAGCCTTACGTAAAGACGTTACAGCGAAACTTTATGGTGGTGACGTAACCCGTCGTCAAAAACTATTGAAAAAACAAAAAGCTGGTAAAAAACGGATGAAACAAGTCGGATCGGTAGAAGTCCCTCAAGAAGCGTTCATGTCCGTTCTTAAGATGGATGACGAGTAA
- a CDS encoding single-stranded DNA-binding protein — protein sequence MNAVVITGKVESDVKVLNTKNGTPLCRFTLLSDGRKFNCLIAGKKAFGFVYEVQIGSEITIKSVINERNQLVVQKFNVLNPPNYFGQVFDYKGHRMPHKKVLF from the coding sequence ATGAACGCTGTTGTGATTACAGGAAAAGTTGAATCAGATGTCAAAGTGCTCAACACAAAAAACGGCACACCCTTATGCAGATTCACTCTACTATCAGATGGCCGTAAATTTAATTGTTTGATTGCTGGTAAAAAAGCTTTTGGCTTTGTTTATGAGGTACAAATAGGTTCAGAAATTACGATTAAATCAGTCATTAATGAGCGCAATCAATTAGTCGTACAAAAGTTTAACGTATTAAACCCTCCAAATTATTTTGGCCAGGTATTTGATTACAAAGGTCACCGAATGCCTCATAAGAAAGTATTATTTTAA
- a CDS encoding SDR family oxidoreductase has translation MSKVIVITGASSGIGKETALIMAKDGAKLVLGARRENLLQELVKEVEALGGEAVYAVTDVTKADQVEALAKLAVDKFSRIDVWLNNAGIMPQSLLKQKKIEDWDAMIDINIKGTLYGIGAALPYMEEQKAGQFINISSVAGHTARTGSAVYSATKWAVRAISESLREEVAQDGSNIRVTVISPGAINTELLSSVTDKEFQSNFEDFYKAYGISADRVALTIKQAIDLPEDATWNEVIIRPTKQAM, from the coding sequence ATGTCAAAAGTTATTGTTATTACAGGAGCATCAAGTGGTATTGGAAAAGAAACTGCATTGATTATGGCAAAAGATGGTGCAAAATTAGTTTTAGGTGCTCGTCGTGAGAACTTATTACAAGAATTAGTTAAAGAAGTAGAGGCATTAGGCGGCGAAGCTGTTTACGCAGTCACAGATGTTACAAAAGCTGACCAAGTAGAAGCTTTGGCAAAATTAGCAGTAGATAAATTCAGCCGAATCGATGTTTGGTTAAATAATGCAGGTATCATGCCCCAATCATTGCTGAAACAAAAGAAAATTGAAGACTGGGATGCTATGATCGATATCAATATCAAAGGGACTTTATATGGTATTGGGGCAGCCCTTCCGTATATGGAAGAGCAAAAAGCTGGTCAGTTCATCAATATCTCTTCAGTTGCAGGACATACGGCTCGTACAGGTAGTGCGGTTTATTCTGCAACTAAATGGGCTGTTCGTGCTATCAGTGAATCTTTACGAGAAGAAGTTGCGCAAGATGGATCAAATATCCGTGTAACAGTCATCTCACCAGGTGCGATCAATACAGAATTATTAAGTTCAGTTACAGATAAAGAATTCCAAAGTAATTTTGAAGACTTTTATAAAGCCTATGGAATCTCTGCTGATCGGGTAGCTTTAACGATCAAACAAGCGATTGATTTACCCGAAGATGCTACTTGGAATGAAGTTATTATTCGTCCAACGAAGCAAGCGATGTAA
- a CDS encoding Y-family DNA polymerase, producing MSFNYSEEKSNDIFCVDVKSFYASVECVERGLHPLKALLVVMSNAENSGGIVLAASPMAKKILGISNVSRKWEIPPHPDLIIVPPRMGFYIEKNTEINDIFRKYVSDEDLHIYSIDESFVSVRGSLKLFKRKNAYDMARMIQYHIFKKTGLYVTIGIGDNMLMAKLALDNEAKHNSDFIAEWRYEDVPKTVWKIENLTDMWGIGSRTERRLNSLGIKTVYDLAHANFYQLRDSLGLIGEQLYANAWGIDRSDIRDSYRPLEKSYGNSQILKKDYFKRQEIKIVIREMAEQVATRIRKHHCQTGSISLAISYSKYEEQSGFSRQLKIPVTSNTKKLVGYCFEIFNKYYEDDKAVRRIGITYSKLTYTSDIQLDLFENPIEQITNEKLDSLVDKIRDKYGFQSLVHASSLMDGATAIDRSSLVGGHAGGMEGIK from the coding sequence ATGTCGTTCAATTATTCTGAAGAAAAAAGTAATGATATTTTTTGTGTCGATGTTAAATCATTTTACGCTTCTGTTGAATGTGTTGAACGTGGTTTGCATCCACTTAAAGCTTTACTTGTTGTCATGAGTAATGCAGAAAATTCCGGGGGCATCGTTTTGGCTGCTTCACCTATGGCTAAGAAAATACTAGGTATCAGTAACGTTTCTCGAAAGTGGGAGATCCCTCCTCATCCTGATTTGATTATCGTACCCCCTAGAATGGGCTTTTATATTGAGAAAAACACTGAAATAAACGATATTTTTCGTAAGTACGTTTCCGATGAGGATCTACATATTTACAGTATCGATGAATCATTTGTATCTGTCAGAGGAAGCTTAAAACTATTTAAAAGAAAAAATGCTTATGATATGGCCAGAATGATCCAATACCATATTTTTAAGAAGACTGGTTTATACGTAACGATTGGTATTGGCGATAATATGCTAATGGCTAAACTTGCTCTAGACAATGAAGCCAAACATAATTCAGATTTTATAGCCGAATGGCGGTATGAAGACGTTCCAAAGACGGTTTGGAAAATCGAAAATCTGACGGACATGTGGGGTATTGGCAGTCGAACCGAGCGAAGATTAAATAGCTTAGGAATTAAGACAGTCTATGATTTAGCTCATGCAAACTTCTATCAATTGAGAGATTCTTTGGGTCTTATTGGTGAACAACTTTATGCTAACGCTTGGGGTATCGATCGCAGCGATATTAGAGATTCGTATCGGCCTTTAGAAAAAAGTTACGGGAATTCCCAAATCTTAAAAAAAGATTACTTCAAAAGACAAGAAATCAAAATTGTTATTCGTGAAATGGCTGAACAAGTTGCTACGCGAATTAGAAAGCACCATTGTCAGACGGGATCTATCAGTCTTGCTATAAGTTACTCTAAGTACGAGGAGCAATCTGGTTTTTCTCGGCAACTAAAGATACCAGTCACTTCTAATACAAAAAAGTTAGTTGGCTACTGCTTTGAGATATTCAATAAATATTACGAAGATGATAAAGCCGTTCGGCGCATAGGGATAACTTATTCAAAATTAACCTATACAAGCGATATCCAATTGGATTTATTTGAAAATCCTATTGAACAAATTACAAACGAAAAATTAGATTCGCTAGTGGATAAAATAAGAGATAAATATGGTTTTCAGTCACTAGTACATGCTAGTAGTCTTATGGATGGCGCAACAGCTATCGACCGTAGCTCGCTTGTCGGTGGTCATGCTGGCGGAATGGAGGGTATAAAATGA
- the dnaK gene encoding molecular chaperone DnaK: protein MGKMIGIDLGTTNSAVAVLEGGKAKIIPNPEGNRTTPSVVAFKNGEMQVGEVAKRQAVTNPNTISSIKRHIGEAGFSVEVEGKKYTPQEISATILQYLKGYAESYLGETVDKAVITVPAYFNDAQRQATKDAGKIAGLEVERIVNEPTAAALAYGLDQTHKEEKILVFDLGGGTFDVSVLELGDGVFDVLSTAGDNKLGGDDFDNKIMNYLVAEFKKENGVDLSKDKMAVQRLKDASEKAKKDLSGVTSTQISLPFITAGEAGPLHLEINLTRAKFDELTYDLVERTKGPVRQALKDAGLATSEIDEVILVGGSTRIPSVVDAVRKEAGKEPNKSVNPDEVVAMGAAIQGGVITGDVKDIVLLDVTPLSLGIETMGGVFTKLIERNTTIPTSKSQVFSTAADNQPAVDVHVMQGERPMAADNKTLGRFQLTDLPAAPRGIPQIEVTFDIDKNGIVNVSAKDLGTQKEQTITIKSSSGLTDEEIERMVKDAESNAEADKVRKEEVELRNEVDQLLFQVDKTITELEGKVDEAEVKKAEEARDELKAAVEANDIEEMKTKRDALNEIVQALTVKLYEQAAQAQAEANPEDAQEQGSQGGSEDVVDADFEEVDDENK, encoded by the coding sequence ATGGGAAAAATGATAGGTATTGACTTAGGAACAACAAATTCAGCAGTTGCAGTATTAGAAGGCGGAAAAGCAAAAATTATTCCGAATCCAGAAGGTAACCGTACGACTCCATCAGTAGTAGCTTTTAAAAACGGAGAAATGCAAGTAGGAGAAGTTGCAAAACGTCAAGCTGTAACAAACCCAAATACAATCAGTTCAATTAAACGTCATATTGGCGAAGCTGGTTTCTCAGTTGAAGTCGAAGGCAAAAAATATACTCCACAAGAAATTTCTGCAACGATTTTACAATACTTGAAAGGTTATGCTGAAAGCTATTTAGGAGAAACAGTTGATAAAGCTGTTATTACTGTTCCTGCTTACTTTAATGATGCACAACGTCAAGCAACTAAAGATGCTGGTAAAATTGCAGGCCTTGAAGTTGAACGTATCGTAAATGAACCAACTGCTGCAGCATTAGCATATGGTTTAGATCAAACACATAAAGAAGAAAAAATTCTAGTATTTGACTTAGGCGGAGGTACTTTTGACGTTTCTGTTCTTGAATTAGGAGATGGCGTTTTTGATGTATTGTCTACTGCTGGTGATAACAAATTAGGTGGAGATGATTTTGATAACAAAATCATGAACTATTTAGTAGCTGAATTCAAAAAAGAAAATGGTGTCGACTTATCTAAAGATAAAATGGCCGTTCAACGTTTGAAAGATGCTTCTGAAAAAGCTAAAAAAGATTTATCAGGCGTAACTTCAACACAAATCAGCCTACCATTTATCACTGCTGGTGAAGCTGGACCGTTACACTTGGAAATCAACTTAACTCGTGCTAAATTTGATGAATTAACTTATGATTTGGTAGAACGTACTAAAGGACCTGTTCGTCAAGCTCTTAAAGATGCTGGTTTAGCTACATCTGAAATTGATGAAGTTATCTTAGTAGGTGGATCAACACGTATTCCATCTGTTGTAGATGCTGTACGTAAAGAAGCAGGAAAAGAACCAAACAAATCAGTTAACCCTGATGAAGTAGTAGCTATGGGTGCTGCGATCCAAGGTGGAGTTATTACTGGTGATGTTAAAGATATCGTCTTGTTAGATGTTACTCCATTATCATTAGGTATCGAAACAATGGGCGGGGTGTTTACAAAACTGATCGAACGTAACACAACGATCCCAACAAGCAAATCACAAGTATTCTCAACTGCTGCTGATAACCAACCGGCTGTTGATGTACACGTAATGCAAGGTGAACGTCCAATGGCAGCTGACAATAAAACATTAGGTCGCTTCCAATTGACTGACCTTCCTGCTGCACCTCGTGGAATTCCACAAATCGAAGTAACATTTGATATTGATAAAAACGGAATTGTTAACGTTAGTGCTAAAGACTTAGGAACTCAAAAAGAACAAACAATCACGATCAAATCATCTTCAGGTTTGACTGATGAAGAAATCGAACGTATGGTTAAAGATGCAGAATCAAATGCTGAAGCAGATAAAGTCCGTAAAGAAGAAGTAGAATTACGTAATGAAGTTGATCAATTATTATTCCAAGTTGATAAAACAATCACTGAACTTGAGGGTAAAGTTGATGAAGCTGAAGTTAAAAAAGCTGAAGAAGCTCGTGATGAATTAAAAGCAGCCGTTGAAGCAAATGATATCGAAGAAATGAAAACTAAACGCGATGCTTTAAATGAAATCGTGCAAGCTCTAACAGTTAAATTATATGAACAAGCTGCTCAAGCTCAAGCAGAGGCAAATCCAGAAGATGCACAAGAACAAGGATCACAAGGTGGATCTGAGGATGTCGTTGATGCTGATTTTGAAGAGGTAGATGACGAAAATAAATAA
- the hrcA gene encoding heat-inducible transcriptional repressor HrcA has translation MLTERQILILKSIIRLYTSHETPIGSKTLMNEAEINFSSATIRNEMGRLEELGFIEKTHSSSGRVPSLKGYRFYVDYLVHPVKIQKKDLAVIKNALGNQFRQLDEIVFQSAELLSQLTSYTAITLGPEIKESILTGFRLVPLNDYQVMAILVTDKGHVENQVVTIPRSMDVNELEKIVRIFNEQLVGLPLMEVFKRLKTEIPLLLNKYVKTNEGILDIFENVFLKAGQDRMHVGGRMNILDFSNELNVEKFKSIYSLMDGTHDLSSLVIPSTTGITVKIGTELNNELFNEFSLITASYDIEGYSSGVIALLGPTNMPYSKMIGLVDVFRNELSKKIIDYYHSVED, from the coding sequence TCACACGAGACACCCATAGGATCTAAAACCTTGATGAATGAAGCTGAGATCAATTTTAGTTCAGCGACCATTCGTAATGAAATGGGACGTCTTGAAGAATTAGGCTTCATTGAAAAAACACATTCCTCATCAGGTCGTGTTCCGTCATTAAAAGGCTATCGTTTTTATGTGGACTATCTGGTACATCCAGTGAAAATCCAGAAAAAAGATCTTGCAGTCATAAAGAATGCTTTAGGAAATCAATTTAGACAGTTGGATGAAATTGTTTTCCAATCTGCTGAATTGCTTTCTCAATTGACCAGTTATACGGCAATAACATTAGGTCCTGAAATCAAAGAGAGTATTTTAACCGGTTTTCGTTTGGTACCATTGAATGATTATCAAGTCATGGCTATTCTGGTTACAGATAAAGGCCATGTTGAAAACCAAGTTGTTACTATCCCGAGATCGATGGACGTTAATGAGCTGGAAAAAATTGTTCGTATTTTTAATGAACAATTAGTTGGTCTTCCGTTAATGGAAGTATTTAAAAGACTCAAGACTGAAATTCCTTTATTGCTAAATAAGTACGTTAAGACAAATGAAGGAATCTTAGATATCTTTGAAAATGTCTTTTTGAAGGCTGGACAAGATAGGATGCACGTAGGTGGAAGAATGAATATATTAGATTTTTCGAATGAATTAAATGTCGAAAAATTCAAGTCTATTTATTCGTTAATGGATGGTACTCATGACTTATCTTCTCTAGTGATCCCAAGTACTACTGGAATCACCGTGAAAATTGGTACGGAGTTAAACAATGAGCTTTTCAATGAGTTCAGTTTAATTACGGCAAGCTATGACATTGAAGGATACAGTTCAGGCGTTATTGCATTGTTAGGCCCAACGAATATGCCGTATTCCAAAATGATTGGCTTGGTGGATGTATTTCGAAATGAGCTTTCAAAAAAAATAATCGACTACTATCATTCTGTAGAAGATTAA
- the dnaJ gene encoding molecular chaperone DnaJ encodes MMAKRDLYEVLGVSKGASDEEIKKAYRKLSKKFHPDINKEAGAEDKFKEVAEAYEVLSSADKRAAYDQYGHASTDPNFGAGGGGYGGGGFGGGGFEDIFESFFGGGGRSQNPNAPRQGEDLQYSVNLEFEEAIFGKETTISYNREEECKTCHGDGAKPGTHPVTCSKCHGTGSLNVERNTPLGRVMTRQTCDVCHGTGQEIKEPCPTCYGSGHTKDKHTVKVTVPAGVEDGNQMRLNGQGEAGKNGGPYGDLYVVFRVKASNQFERNGSEIYYELPINFVQASLGDEVEVPTVHGKVKLKIPAGTQTGTNFRLRGKGAPKLRGTGTGDQHVKIKLITPKNLSKEQMELLRQFAKASGMEVEEQDGSIFDKVKDAFKADKKKK; translated from the coding sequence ATCATGGCTAAAAGAGATTTATACGAAGTATTAGGAGTATCAAAAGGTGCTTCTGATGAAGAAATAAAAAAAGCATACAGAAAACTATCAAAAAAGTTCCATCCGGATATCAATAAAGAAGCTGGTGCTGAAGACAAGTTTAAAGAAGTTGCAGAAGCGTATGAGGTTTTAAGTAGTGCTGATAAACGTGCAGCTTATGATCAATATGGTCATGCAAGTACGGATCCAAACTTTGGAGCAGGTGGCGGCGGTTACGGCGGCGGCGGCTTTGGTGGCGGCGGCTTTGAAGATATTTTTGAATCATTTTTTGGTGGCGGCGGTCGTTCACAAAATCCAAATGCTCCTCGTCAAGGGGAAGATTTACAGTACTCAGTGAATCTTGAATTCGAAGAAGCTATTTTTGGAAAAGAAACCACAATCAGCTACAACCGTGAAGAAGAATGTAAAACATGCCACGGTGATGGAGCTAAACCAGGTACTCACCCTGTGACCTGTTCTAAATGTCATGGTACAGGTTCATTGAACGTTGAGAGAAACACACCACTTGGCCGCGTAATGACACGACAAACATGTGATGTTTGTCATGGTACTGGTCAAGAAATTAAAGAACCTTGTCCAACTTGTTATGGTTCTGGCCATACTAAAGACAAACATACGGTTAAAGTAACGGTTCCTGCAGGTGTTGAAGATGGCAATCAAATGCGCTTAAACGGACAAGGGGAAGCTGGTAAAAATGGTGGACCTTACGGAGATTTATATGTTGTTTTCCGTGTCAAAGCCAGCAACCAGTTTGAACGAAATGGATCAGAGATTTATTATGAATTGCCAATTAATTTTGTCCAAGCTTCTTTAGGGGATGAAGTTGAAGTTCCGACCGTTCATGGTAAAGTGAAGCTAAAAATACCTGCTGGAACACAAACAGGAACGAATTTCCGTTTGAGAGGCAAAGGAGCACCAAAATTACGTGGCACAGGTACTGGAGACCAACATGTGAAGATTAAATTGATCACTCCGAAGAATTTATCTAAAGAACAAATGGAATTGTTGAGACAATTTGCTAAAGCTAGCGGCATGGAAGTTGAAGAACAAGATGGTTCTATTTTTGATAAAGTAAAAGATGCTTTTAAAGCAGATAAGAAAAAGAAATGA
- a CDS encoding ATP-binding cassette domain-containing protein: MPIMQLKEVNKYYKSTNGNKFHALKQINVSFEKGELVSIIGESGSGKSTLMNVLGGLDSNFEGNVLYNGKNIGNYSEKELVRYHKSNVGFVFQSFNLIAHLSILDNVTLAMTLSNVSKAEKEKRAKEILSLVGLEDHLTKKPDAISGGQKQRVAIARALVNDPDIIIADEPTGALDSETTDQVLDLIKEIAENGKLVIMVTHSDKVAERSSRVVKIDDGLIVSDTLGITLNSSKDNDFKEDATIKAKYTKKNLSLLGSMKLAVKNMQAKWSRNVLIALGSSIGIMSVILMLGLGNGVNTYIENTMNSQVNPLVVEVNMPTKVPDPNDTNPLASIMEVTPFTEEDIAKLEGIENVTLVEEGFSGFSLGSNKVTLNDITATFMNLNTLSAAITESDILSGKMPSENELLVTQAMATTLANGEDENSVIGKEITLDAVANKTAVSATQKISGIFAADSLSTSSVYMNYTTLGSLVVSKEDIELEPNVMHLTANDKDNREGISDKISELGYQGSAIESITKIFTQMSDIFTYVLAGVAGISLVVSAIMILTVLYISVVERTKEIGVMKAIGARNKDIKRIFTAEAFLIGLFSATFGVVIASILEYFANNLTFKYFDVNMIDITPTFILSGMLISILISMLAGVLPASKAAKLDPVEALKRD; the protein is encoded by the coding sequence ATGCCAATTATGCAGTTAAAGGAAGTAAATAAGTATTATAAATCAACAAATGGAAACAAATTTCATGCTTTAAAACAGATTAATGTGAGTTTTGAAAAGGGTGAGTTAGTTTCTATTATTGGGGAAAGTGGTTCTGGTAAGTCTACCTTGATGAATGTTTTAGGTGGGTTGGACTCAAATTTTGAGGGTAACGTTTTATACAATGGTAAGAATATCGGAAACTATTCTGAAAAAGAACTGGTTCGTTATCATAAAAGCAATGTAGGTTTCGTTTTTCAAAGTTTTAATCTAATTGCACACCTTTCTATTTTAGATAATGTAACTTTAGCTATGACATTATCTAATGTTTCTAAAGCTGAAAAAGAAAAAAGAGCTAAGGAAATTTTAAGCCTTGTAGGTTTAGAAGACCATTTGACTAAAAAACCAGATGCTATTTCTGGGGGTCAAAAACAACGTGTAGCAATTGCTCGTGCGTTAGTCAACGACCCAGATATTATTATTGCAGATGAACCAACTGGAGCTTTAGACTCTGAAACAACCGACCAAGTGTTAGACTTGATAAAAGAAATTGCTGAAAATGGAAAATTAGTTATTATGGTTACCCATTCTGATAAAGTAGCAGAACGTTCAAGTCGAGTTGTTAAAATTGATGATGGTTTAATTGTTTCGGATACTTTAGGCATAACCTTAAATTCTTCAAAAGACAACGACTTTAAAGAAGATGCCACGATTAAAGCTAAATATACCAAAAAGAATCTTAGTCTTTTAGGTTCAATGAAACTTGCAGTTAAAAATATGCAAGCTAAATGGTCGAGAAACGTTCTTATCGCTTTAGGTAGTTCAATAGGTATTATGAGTGTCATTTTAATGTTAGGTTTAGGGAATGGTGTCAATACATATATTGAAAACACTATGAATAGCCAAGTTAATCCTTTAGTTGTAGAAGTAAATATGCCTACTAAAGTTCCTGACCCAAATGATACAAATCCTTTAGCAAGCATAATGGAAGTAACGCCTTTTACAGAAGAGGATATTGCTAAACTTGAGGGTATTGAAAATGTAACCTTAGTTGAAGAAGGATTTTCAGGGTTCTCATTAGGTTCCAACAAAGTAACCTTAAATGACATAACTGCTACCTTTATGAACTTAAATACGTTATCCGCAGCTATTACAGAATCTGATATTCTTTCGGGTAAAATGCCTTCTGAAAATGAATTATTAGTCACTCAGGCTATGGCAACAACTTTAGCAAATGGGGAAGATGAAAATTCTGTTATTGGAAAAGAGATTACATTAGATGCTGTGGCAAATAAAACAGCAGTTTCCGCAACACAAAAAATTAGTGGTATTTTTGCTGCAGACTCATTATCTACAAGTTCTGTATACATGAATTATACAACTTTAGGGTCATTGGTGGTATCTAAAGAGGATATTGAATTAGAACCTAATGTTATGCATTTAACAGCAAATGATAAAGATAACCGTGAAGGAATTTCAGATAAAATTTCAGAATTAGGCTATCAAGGTTCAGCTATTGAAAGCATTACTAAAATATTTACACAAATGTCAGATATTTTCACCTATGTATTAGCAGGTGTAGCAGGTATTTCATTAGTTGTTTCTGCTATCATGATTTTAACTGTTTTATACATTTCAGTTGTTGAACGTACAAAAGAGATTGGTGTCATGAAAGCTATTGGAGCACGTAACAAAGATATTAAACGTATTTTTACAGCAGAAGCATTCTTAATTGGACTATTTAGTGCTACTTTTGGAGTGGTTATTGCATCAATTTTAGAATATTTTGCAAACAACTTAACTTTTAAATACTTTGACGTAAATATGATTGATATTACACCAACATTTATACTTTCAGGTATGCTTATCAGCATTTTAATCAGTATGCTTGCAGGAGTTTTACCTGCTTCTAAAGCAGCTAAATTAGACCCTGTTGAAGCTTTAAAACGAGATTAA
- the grpE gene encoding nucleotide exchange factor GrpE: MSRNKDKKQEQEVVEETTTESVEETVIKPEETTDSVEVDELAEAKAALEEMENKYLRVQAEMANIQKRNAKEREDAAKFRAQSLALELLPVGDNLERALAIEVTDEQGKSLKKGIEMVKETFAAALKNEGIEVIDPLNEPFDPNFHQAVQTVPVEEGQKSEIVVQVLQKGYDLKGRVLRPAMVIVAQ; this comes from the coding sequence GTGTCTAGAAATAAAGACAAGAAGCAAGAACAAGAAGTAGTAGAAGAAACAACAACAGAATCAGTAGAAGAAACGGTAATTAAACCAGAAGAAACAACTGATTCTGTAGAAGTTGATGAACTTGCTGAAGCAAAAGCTGCTTTAGAAGAAATGGAAAATAAATATTTGCGTGTCCAAGCTGAAATGGCAAATATCCAAAAACGCAATGCAAAAGAACGTGAAGATGCTGCTAAATTCCGTGCTCAATCTTTAGCACTCGAATTGCTTCCAGTCGGTGATAACTTAGAACGAGCTCTAGCTATTGAAGTAACAGATGAGCAAGGCAAAAGTTTGAAAAAAGGAATCGAGATGGTGAAGGAAACGTTCGCTGCAGCATTAAAAAACGAAGGAATCGAAGTTATCGATCCTTTAAATGAACCATTTGATCCAAACTTCCATCAGGCTGTTCAAACGGTTCCTGTTGAAGAAGGTCAAAAAAGTGAAATAGTTGTACAAGTTTTACAAAAAGGGTATGATTTAAAAGGACGAGTCTTACGTCCAGCAATGGTCATCGTTGCTCAATAA